TAGTCCGTGATTTCAATACACCTAAACAAGAAAAAGTAAAAGAAGCTGTAGCACCGGATATTCAGCAATTGACTCAGCGCCTTTCAGAGCGTTTCAGTGCAGATGTTAAAATTGACTATAACAAGCAAGGTAAAGGGAAACTGGTTATTAGCTATCACTCTTTAGAAGAGCTGGATGGCATTCTTTCTATTTTAGAAGATGAATAATTTATATATTTTTTTTATTGGGGAATAAATTAGATGTGGGAATTGGTTAAAGCAGGTGGCTGGCTTATGCTGCCCCTGGTCTTGTGTTCTATCTTTATCCTGGCGATTTCGATCGAGCGTCTGATTCGCCTGAAAAAGAATGCAGTACTTCCGTTGACACTGTTGATGGGGCCTTCGCAAAATACAGCACAAGTCATGCAAAAAATGAATCAAAGTGCGGCCTTAAAGCAAAGCACTTTGGGTCGGGTATTTACTGCAGGCTATGCCAGCAAGCAGCAAGGTGAGCAGTATGCTCGCGCACAGATGGAAGTGGTGGCATCACAGGAAATTGGTTATCTGGAAAAAAACATTAATTTTCTGGGAACTTTGAGTGCAGTTGCGCCTTTACTCGGTTTATTGGGAACTGTACTTGGGATTATTGAATCTTTCCTGATGATCGATGTAGGTACCGGGAGTGATCCGGTATTGATGATGCCGGGTATTTCCAAGGCTTTAATTACCACGGCAGCCGGTATGTTGATTGCAATTCCTGCACTGTTTGCGCACCGTTATTTTCAGCGTCTGGTTCAGGAATATGTGGCTGAACTTGAACAGCAAGCGACTTTGTTTCATGCGGATCTTTTTTATCGCAATCATGCAGACATAGACCAAGACATGCAAAAAGCCAGCTAGGAGGTGGATGATGAAATTCAAACGCAACCAGGTGGAAGATGTACATATTAATCTGACACCGATGATTGATTGTCTGCTGTTTATTCTGGTCTTTTTGCTGTTATCGACGACTTTTAGCCAAATGAGCCGAATGAATCTGACCTTGCCTGATGCGCAGGGTGTACCGCCTAAAAGCTATGATCAAAAAGTCGAAGTGATTGTGGATGCCAATGGTCATTACGCAGTCAATGGTCAATCCTTGGCCAGTAAGGAAGTCGCGGATTTAAATACTGCAATTAAACAGATTTCTAATGAACGCCGTGATTTAATGTTTGTCATTGCAGCTGACGCAAAAGCCAGCCATCAGGACGTGATTCGTGTCATGGATGTGGCCGGGCAGCTCGGCTTTGTAAATATTAATATCAGTACCAAAGTACCCACCCGAGGTTATTAGTGAAGCACGATTTTAAGGTCTATCTTCGCCTTTTAAGTTATTTAAAACCGTTTTGGGGCATTGCATTGCTTGTCCTGCTGGGTTTTTCTATTAATGCCGCTACGGAAGTCTCTGTCGCTAAATTACTGGAATATATTATTGAGGCGATTCAAAATAAAGACCAGAGTTTCACATCACTTTTCCCGTTTTTAGTGGTCATACTCATGTTCTTCCGGGGCCTGGGTTTGTTCATGGGTGGATATTTTACTGCGGTAATTTCCCGGAATCTGGTATTCAACATCCGTCAGGAAGTTTTTGCAAAATTGCTGCGTTTACCGTCCCAGTATTATCTGGATAATACCAGCGGGCATATTACTGCCAAAATCATGTATAACGTCGAACAGCTAACCGCTGCTTCAACTGAAGCTTTAAGAACCTTGTTGCAACAAGGTTTGATCACTCTGGCATTATTAGGCTACCTGTTGTATACCAACTGGCGTCTGACCATGTGTATCCTGATTTTTGCACCCGTCATTGGCTTTATTATCAGTAAAGCTGCAAGACGGATGCGTAAATTATCGCAGCAAGTGCAAGACACCATGGGTGATGTAAACCATGTGGTGCAGGAAACGGTGAATGCCAACCTGATCGTCAAGGGTTTTGGAGGGCAAAGTTATGAGCAGGAACGCTTTAAACAGAACTCGCTGGAAAACTTGCGTCGTGGCTTGAAAATGGTCGCTGTACAACAGTTGAATAGTCCTGTGGTTCAGCTGATCATGTCGATTTCACTGAGTATTGTGATGTTTATTGCCTTGCGTCCGCAAATTCTGGGTGATACCTCTGCGGGTGAATTTGTCGCTTATATTACTGCGGCGGGTATGCTGGCAAGACCGATCAAAGCCTTGACGGATATCAATGAAAAGATTCAACGGGGTATGGCCGCAGCACATTCAGTATTTGAATTGCTGGATATGCCTGAGGAAAAAAATACCGGGACGTTGACTGATAGCCTAAAAGGCGATATCGAGTTTAAAGATGTTAACTTGATTTATGATGATGGCCATCATGCTATTCATGACTTTAATTTGCAGGTCAAGGCCGGTGAAACAGTAGCGCTGGTAGGACGTTCTGGTGCAGGAAAAAGTTCTCTGGTGAATCTGCTGGTGCGTTATCAGGATGCAACTTCTGGGCAGATCTTGCTGGATCAGAAACCGATTGAAGATTTTGAAATTACCGCCTTGCGAACCCAGATTGCTATGGTGAACCAGCAAGTAGTACTGTTTAATCGTACCGTGCGGGAAAATATTGCTTATGGTCAGCTCGAAGGTGCTTCCGATGAAGATATTATCGCGGCAGCAAAGGCAGCCTATGCGCATGATTTTATTATGGCACTACCGCAAGGTTATAATACTCAGCTGGGTGCTCAGGGTTTAAACCTGTCTGGTGGCCAGCGTCAGCGCATCGCCATCGCGCGAGCAATTTTGAAAAATGCCTCTATTCTGATTCTGGATGAAGCGACCAGTGCGCTGGATAATGAGTCGGAATACTTTATTCAGCGTGCCTTTGATAAAGCCATGCAGGACCGTACCACCATCGTAATTGCACATCGTCTATCGACGATTGAAAACGCGGATCGTATTGTTGTCATGGATCAGGGCCGTATTGTTGAGCAGGGCAGTCATGCCGAACTGATTGCGCTATATGGTGCTTATTATCAGTTGCATCAGCGTAACTTTGAGGAACAGTAACTTATGGCACTGGCACAAATC
The nucleotide sequence above comes from Acinetobacter lwoffii. Encoded proteins:
- a CDS encoding MotA/TolQ/ExbB proton channel family protein, whose translation is MWELVKAGGWLMLPLVLCSIFILAISIERLIRLKKNAVLPLTLLMGPSQNTAQVMQKMNQSAALKQSTLGRVFTAGYASKQQGEQYARAQMEVVASQEIGYLEKNINFLGTLSAVAPLLGLLGTVLGIIESFLMIDVGTGSDPVLMMPGISKALITTAAGMLIAIPALFAHRYFQRLVQEYVAELEQQATLFHADLFYRNHADIDQDMQKAS
- the msbA gene encoding lipid A export permease/ATP-binding protein MsbA — its product is MKHDFKVYLRLLSYLKPFWGIALLVLLGFSINAATEVSVAKLLEYIIEAIQNKDQSFTSLFPFLVVILMFFRGLGLFMGGYFTAVISRNLVFNIRQEVFAKLLRLPSQYYLDNTSGHITAKIMYNVEQLTAASTEALRTLLQQGLITLALLGYLLYTNWRLTMCILIFAPVIGFIISKAARRMRKLSQQVQDTMGDVNHVVQETVNANLIVKGFGGQSYEQERFKQNSLENLRRGLKMVAVQQLNSPVVQLIMSISLSIVMFIALRPQILGDTSAGEFVAYITAAGMLARPIKALTDINEKIQRGMAAAHSVFELLDMPEEKNTGTLTDSLKGDIEFKDVNLIYDDGHHAIHDFNLQVKAGETVALVGRSGAGKSSLVNLLVRYQDATSGQILLDQKPIEDFEITALRTQIAMVNQQVVLFNRTVRENIAYGQLEGASDEDIIAAAKAAYAHDFIMALPQGYNTQLGAQGLNLSGGQRQRIAIARAILKNASILILDEATSALDNESEYFIQRAFDKAMQDRTTIVIAHRLSTIENADRIVVMDQGRIVEQGSHAELIALYGAYYQLHQRNFEEQ
- a CDS encoding ExbD/TolR family protein; amino-acid sequence: MKFKRNQVEDVHINLTPMIDCLLFILVFLLLSTTFSQMSRMNLTLPDAQGVPPKSYDQKVEVIVDANGHYAVNGQSLASKEVADLNTAIKQISNERRDLMFVIAADAKASHQDVIRVMDVAGQLGFVNINISTKVPTRGY